The proteins below are encoded in one region of Oenanthe melanoleuca isolate GR-GAL-2019-014 chromosome 4A, OMel1.0, whole genome shotgun sequence:
- the MED12 gene encoding mediator of RNA polymerase II transcription subunit 12 isoform X2 produces the protein MAAFGVLSYEHRPLKRPRLGPPDVYPQDPKQKEDELTALNVKQGFNNQPAVSGDEHGSAKNVNFNPAKISSNFSSIIAEKLRCNTLPDTGRRKPQVNQKDNFWLVTARSQSAINNWFTDLAGTKPLTHLAKKVPIFSKKEEVFGYLAKYTVPVMRAAWLIKMTCAYYAAITETKVKKRHVIDPFIEWTQIITKYLSEQLQKIAEFYRQLPGQGCGSPSGPMPQEVEQALKQWDYNEKLAMFMFQDGMLDRHEFLTWVLECFEKIRSGEDEFLKMLLPLLLRYSGEFVQSAYLSRRLAYFCTRRLAMQLDGAGGHPPHILSAQTGNALPSTPTPQPAAGNPPPSPFSDLLLCPQHRPVVYGLSCILQSIILCCPSALVWHYSLTDSRIKTGSPLDHLPIAPSNLPMPGGNSAFTQQVRAKLREIEQQIKERGQAVEVRWSFDKCQETTAGFTIGRVLHTLEVLDSHSFERSDFSNSLDSLYNRIFGLGPTKDSHEISPDDDAVVALLCEWAVSYKRAGRHRAMVVAKLLEKRQAEIEAERCGDSEVVDEKGSISSGSLSAASAPVFQDVLMQFLDTQAPMLTDPGKENEKVEFFNLVLLFCELIRHDVFSHNIYMCTLISRGDLAMDSHGPRPPSPFDDPAEEHDRKETEGSSGIKLEDTGLSEPMDIDHNPSMLFDDMEKTDFSMFSPPMHCESKASPSPEKPDPEKEAKTLLKDKSVEGMLASLYDQPRHIQYATHFPIPQEESCSHECNQRLVVLFGVGKQRDDARHTIKKITKDILKVLNRKSTAETGGEEGQKRKKSKPEAFPTAEDIFAKFQHLSHFDQHQVTSQVSRNVLEQITSFALGMSYHLPLVQHVQFIFDLMEYSLNISGLIDFAIQLLNELSVVEAELLLKSSDLVGSYTTSLCLCIVAVLRHYHSCLILNQDQMAQVFEGLCGVVKHGMNRSDGSSAERCILAYLYDLYTSCSHLKSKFGELFSDFCSKVKNTIYCNVEPSDSNMLWEPEFMIDTIENPSAHNFTYTNLGKSLNENPANRYSFVCNALMHVCVGHHDPDRVNDIAILCAELTGYCKSLSAEWLGVLKALCCSSNNGTCGFNDLLCNVDVSDLSFHDSLATFVAILIARQCLLLEDLIRCAAIPSLLNAACSEQDSEPGARLTCRILLHLFKTPQLNPCQQDGNKPTVGIRSSCDRHLLAASQNRIVDGAVFAVLKAVFVLGDAELKGSGFSHPGGVDDLMDDELGTRKAGGRVVTVETASLDIYAKYVLRSICQQEWVGERCLKSLCEDSNDLQDPVLSSTQAQRLMQLICYPHRLLDNEEGENPQRQRIKRILQNLDQWTMRQSSLELQLMIKQTASNEMNSLLENIAKATIEVFQQSAETSSASCTGNGVNNISSSTSATPASNKSKPILSSLERSGVWLVAPLIAKLPTSVQGHVLKAAGEELEKGQHLGSSSRKERDRQKQKSMSLLSQQPFLSLVLTCLKGQDEQREGLLTSLYSQVQQIVTNWREDQYQDDCKAKQLMHEALKLRLNLVGGMFDTVQRSTQQTTEWAVLLLDIISSGTVDMQSNNELFTTVLDMLSVLINGTLAADMSSISQGSMEENKRAYMNLVKKLRKELGDRQSDSLEKVRQLLPLPKQTRDVITCEPQGSLIDTKGNKIAGFDSIFKKEGLQVSTKQKISPWDLFEGLKHSAPLSWGWFGTVRVDRKVSRFEEQQRLLLYHTHLKPKPRSYYLEPLPLPPEEEEPPTPVALEPEKKTAEPAKADKTSSNPASSTEERKKKQSKTKKRNQSASKTEDFVLGPSRGVSYGVGMPTDLLHHQSGSTMSRLAYGQSPVSLYAQNQPLPAGGPRLDTSYRPVRMPLGKLVQSRPPYSGVLPPGMGSMMGIDPSYKPAVYRQQPPVSQGQILRQQLQAKLQGQGIMGQQPVRQMAPTPSYGALQPSQGYTPYVSHIGLQQHPSQSGTMVPPTYSGQPYQNSHPSSNPALVDPVRQMQQRPSGYVHQQAPGYGHTLGNTQRFPHQSIQQTPMMSGMNHLGPQGVPSGIRPSQILPDQQQQQYLRQQQQQQMLRQQQQQQQQQQQQQQQQQQPQPPQPQPQQQPQVSTVPQPQAQGQPPGLGMQALAPQQPIFQRQGLQQTQQQQQTAALVRQLQQQLSNTQTQQNNNPFGRY, from the exons ATGGCGGCCTTCGGCGTCCTCAGCTACGAGCACCGCCCGCTTAAGCGCCCGCGCCTCGGCCCGCCCGACGTGTACCCGCAGGACCCCAAGCAGAAGGAG GATGAGCTGACTGCGCTGAATGTCAAGCAAGGCTTCAATAACCAGCCGGCGGTCTCTGGGGACGAGCACGGCAGTGCCAAAAATGTCAATTTCAACCCGGCGAAG aTCAGCTCAAATTTTAGCAGTATTATTGCAGAAAAGCTGCGGTGCAACACCCTGCCTGACACGGGGAGACGGAAACCCCAGGTCAATCAGAAGGATAATTTCTGGCTGGTGACAGCACGTTCTCAGAGTGCCATAAACAACTGGTTCACAGATCTGGCTGGAACTAAGCCCCTCACTCATCTTGCTAAGAAG GTGCCCATCTTTAGCAAGAAGGAAGAGGTCTTTGGTTATTTGGCAAAATACACTGTTCCAGTAATGAGAGCAGCGTGGCTCATTAAAATGACTTGTGCCTATTATGCTGCCATCACAGAAACAAAGGTGAAGAAGCGTCATGTCATTGATCCCTTCATTG AATGGACACAGATCATCACCAAGTACctgtcagagcagctgcagaaaattGCAGAGTTCTACAGACAGCTCCCAGGGCAAGGCTGTGGTTCACCATCAGGACCAATGCCCCAAGAGGTGGAACAGGCTTTGAAGCAGTGGGACTACAATGAGAAACTGGCTATGTTCATGTTCCAG GATGGCATGTTGGACCGGCATGAATTCCTGACATGGGTCCTCGAGTGCTTTGAGAAGATACGGTCAGGAGAAGatgaatttctgaaaatgctCCTTCCTTTGCTGCTGCGG TACTCTGGAGAGTTTGTGCAGTCTGCGTACCTGTCCAGACGTCTGGCCTACTTCTGCACCCGCAGGCTTGCTATGCAGCTAGATGGTGCTGGTGGGCACCCACCACACATCCTGTCTGCCCAGACAGGGAATGCTCTTCCTTCAACTCCCACccctcagccagctgcagggaatcctcctcccagccctttcAGCGACTTATTACTGTGCCCCCAGCACCGGCCAGTGGTGTATGGGCTCAGCTGCATCCTTCAG AGTATAATTTTGTGTTGCCCAAGTGCCCTTGTGTGGCATTATTCCTTGACTGATAGCAGGATAAAAACTGGCTCTCCACTGGATCACCTGCCTATAGCCCCATCCAACTTGCCCATGCCAGGGGGGAATTCAGCCTTTACACAGCAG GTTCGGGCAAAGCTGCGTGAAATTGAGCAGCAGATAAAGGAACGTGGCCAGGCTGTGGAGGTTCGCTGGTCATTTGACAAGTGCCAAGAAACCACAGCAG GTTTCACTATTGGCCGTGTCTTGCATACATTAGAAGTTCTGGACAGTCACAGCTTTGAAAGAAGTGACTTCAGCAACTCTTTGGATTCCTTGTATAACAGGATATTTGGGCTGGGTCCGACCAAAGACAGTCATGAG ATCTCCCCAGATGATGATGCAGTGGTGGCCTTGCTATGCGAGTGGGCTGTCAGCTACAAACGCGCTGGGCGCCACAGGGCCATGGTTGTGGCCAAACTCCTGGAGAAGCGTCAAGCAGAGATCGAGGCTGAG agaTGTGGGGACTCTGAAGTCGTGGATGAGAAGGGCTCCATCTCCTCAGGCTCTCTGTCAGCAGCCAGCGCTCCTGTCTTTCAGGATGTCCTTATGCAGTTCCTTGACACTCAAGCTCCTATGCTAA CTGATcctgggaaggaaaatgagaaggTGGAGTTCTTTAATctggtgctgctgttctgtgagCTAATCCGACATGATGTCTTCTCCCACAACATCTACATGTGCACGCTCATCTCCCGGGGTGATCTCGCTATGGATTCTCATGGGCCTCGCCCTCCCTCACCCTTTGACGATCCTGCTGAGGAGCATGACAGGAAGGAGACAGAAGGAAGCAGTGGCATCAAGCTGGAG GACACAGGTCTTTCAGAGCCCATGGACATTGACCACAACCCCAGCATGCTCTTTGATGACATGGAAAAGACAGACTTTTCG ATGTTTTCTCCACCAATGCATTGTGAATCTAAAGCCAGCCCTTCCCCTGAAAAGCCAGATCctgaaaaggaagcaaagaCCCTGCTGAAGGATAAGTCTGTGGAAGGAATGCTGGCATCCCTGTATGACCAGCCTCGTCACATCCAGTATGCAACACACTTCCCTATTCCTCAG GAGGAGTCATGCAGTCATGAGTGCAACCAAAGGCTGGTAGTTCTTTTTGGGGTTGGAAAGCAACGGGATGATGCTCGGCATACAATCAAGAAAATAACCAAAGACATTCTAAAAGTCTTAAACAGAAAGAGCACTGCAGAGACAG GTGGAGAGGAAGgccagaagaggaaaaagagcaaGCCAGAGGCATTCCCCACAGCTGAAGATATCTTTGCAAAGTTCCAGCACCTTTCTCACTTCGATCAGCACCAAGTCACATCTCAG GTATCTCGTAATGTCTTGGAACAGATCACCAGCTTTGCTTTGGGAATGTCGTATCACCTGCCTCTGGTACAGCATGTGCAGTTCATATTTGACTTGATGGAGTATTCACTCAATATCAGTGGTCTTATCGACTTTGCCATCCAG TTGCTGAATGAACTGAGCGTGGTGGAGGCAGAACTGCTGTTGAAATCCTCCGACCTTGTTGGCAGCTATACCACCAGCTTGTGCCTGTGCATCGTTGCTGTGCTGCGGCACTACCACTCCTGCCTTATCCTGAACCAGGACCAGATGGCTCAGGTCTTTGAAGG TCTGTGTGGGGTGGTGAAACATGGCATGAACCGCTCGGATGGCTCCTCAGCAGAGCGCTGTATCCTGGCTTATCTCTATGACCTGTATACCTCCTGCAGTCACCTCAAAAGTAAATTTGGGGAGCTCTTTAG TGACTTCTGCTCCAAAGTGAAGAACACAATCTATTGCAATGTTGAGCCATCTGACTCCAACATGCTATGGGAACCAGAATTCATGATTGACACTATTGAAAATCCATCTGCACATAACTTTACGTACACCAACCTGGGCAAGAGCCTCAATGAAAACCCAGCCAATCGCTACAGTTTCGTCTGTAATGCACTAATGCACGTGTGTGTGGGACACCACGATCCAGACAG GGTGAACGACATTGCTATCCTGTGTGCTGAGCTAACTGGCTACTGCAAGTCTCTAAGTGCCGAGTGGCTGGGTGTGCTCAAAGCTTTGTGCTGTTCCTCCAATAATGGGACCTGTGGCTTCAATGATCTCCTCTGCAATGTTGAT GTCAGTGACTTATCTTTCCATGATTCCTTGGCCACCTTTGTTGCCATTCTCATTGCCCGGCAGTGCTTGCTGCTGGAGGACCTGATTCGCTGTGCTGCCATCCCCTCACTCCTCAATGCTG CCTGCAGTGAACAGGACTCAGAACCAGGAGCACGTCTGACCTGCCGGATTTTACTCCATCTGTTTAAGACTCCACAGCTGAACCCATGCCAGCAAGACGGCA ACAAACCCACTGTGGGAATCCGCTCTTCCTGTGACCGTCACTTACTGGCAGCGTCCCAGAATCGTATTGTGGATGGAGCAGTCTTTGCAGTGCTGAAGGCTGTCTTTGTTCTGG GAGATGCAGAACTGAAAGGCTCTGGCTTTTCCCACCCCGGAGGTGTTGATGATCTCATGGATGATGAGCTGGGCACCAGGAAGGCTGGTGGTCGGGTAGTAACTGTAGAAACAGCCAGCTTGGATATTTATGCCAAGTATGTACTAAGGAGTATATGTCAACAG GAGTGGGTAGGAGAACGATGTCTGAAGTCCCTCTGTGAAGACAGCAATGATTTGCAGGATCCTGTCCTGAGCAGCACACAGGCCCAGAGGCTGATGCAGCTGATTTGTTACCCACACCGACTCCTGGACAATGAGGAGGGAGAAAATCCTCAGCGGCAGAGGATTAAACGCATCTTACAG AATTTGGACCAGTGGACTATGAGGCAGTCCTcgctggagctgcagctcatgATAAAACAGACAGCAAGCAAC GAGATGAACTCCTTGTTAGAAAACATAGCCAAGGCCACCATTGAGGTATTTCAGCAGTCAGCAGAGACCAGCTCTGCTAGCTGTACTGGTAATGGAGTCAACAATATCAGTAGCTCGACAAGTGCTACACCTGCCAGCAACAAATCCAAACCCATCCTCAG CTCCTTGGAGAGATCAGGAGTGTGGCTGGTGGCCCCTCTGATTGCCAAGCTTCCAACATCAGTGCAGGGCCATGTGCtgaaagctgctggagaagaaTTGGAGAAGGGACAACATTTAGGGTCATCATCCCGCAAAGAACGGGACCGCCAGAAGCAGAAGAG TATGTCCCTCCTGAGCCAGCAGCCATTTCTGTCACTGGTGCTGACATGCTTGAAAGGTCAGGATGAGCAGCGGGAAGGCCTCCTCACCTCTCTGTACAGTCAGGTCCAGCAG ATTGTTACAAATTGGCGAGAAGATCAGTACCAAGATGACTGCAAAGCCAAGCAGCTGATGCACGAGGCCTTGAAACTGCGGCTGAATTTG GTGGGAGGAATGTTTGACACAGTCCAGCGCAGCACACAACAGACAACTGAATGGGCCGTGCTTCTCCTGGACATCATCAGCAGTGGCACTGTGGACATGCAGTCAAACAA TGAGCTCTTCACCACTGTGCTGGACATGCTGAGTGTTCTCATCAACGGCACCCTGGCTGCTGATATGTCCAGCATCTCTCAGGGCAGCATGGAGGAGAACAAGCGGGCATACATGAATCTTGTGAAGAAACTCAGG AAAGAGCTGGGGGACCGTCAGTCTGACAGCCTAGAGAAGGTGCGACAGCTACTGCCACTTCCTAAGCAGACCCGAGATGTCATTACCTGTGAACCTCAGGGATCCCTCATTGACACTAAAGGCAATAAAATAGCTGGCTTTGATTCCATCTTCAAGAAGGAG GGTTTGCAAGTCTCTACAAAGCAGAAGATTTCTCCTTGGGATCTTTTTGAGGGTTTGAAGCACTCAGCCCCGCTCTCCTGGGGATGGTTTGGGACAGTCCGGGTGGATCGCAAGGTGTCCAGGtttgaggagcagcagaggcttCTTCTGTATCACACACACCTGAAACCCAAGCCCCGCAGTTACTACCTGGAGCCATTGCCACTGCCCCCTGAAGAGGAAGAGCCTCCTACACCTGTGGCTTTAGAGCCagagaagaaaactgcagaacCAGCCAAGGCTGATAAAACAAGCTCCAATCCTGCCTCCTCCACTGAAGAACGCAAGAAGAAACAGAGCAAAACCAAGAAACGCAACCAATCTGCCAGCAAAACTGAG GACTTTGTGTTGGGCCCTAGCCGAGGGGTTTCATATGGAGTTGGTATGCCTACAGATCTCTTGCATCACCAGTCAGGAAGCACCATGTCAAGGCTGGCATATGGGCAGTCACCAGTGAGTCTCTATGCCCAGAATCAGCCTCTTCCAGCAG GTGGCCCTCGCCTGGATACATCCTACAGACCAGTGCGCATGCCACTGGGAAAACTGGTTCAGAGTCGCCCTCCCTACAGTGGTGTGctgcctccagggatggggagcatGATGGGCATTGACCCCTCCTACAAGCCAGCAGTGTACAGGCAGCAGCCTCCAGTGTCCCAAGGACAGAtactgaggcagcagctgcaagcAAAGTTG cagggccagggcatAATGGGCCAGCAGCCTGTTCGCCAAATGGCTCCAACCCCGTCTTatggagcactgcagccctCCCAG gGTTACACTCCTTATGTCTCCCACATAGGCCTTCAGCAGCACCCCTCCCAGTCAGGCACAATGGTGCCTCCTACCTATTCTGGTCAGCCCTATCAGAATTCCCACCCCAGCTCTAATCCTGCTCTAGTGGATCCTGTTAGACAGATGCAGCAGAGACCAAGTGGCTATGTGCACCAGCAGGCCCCTGGCTATGGGCACACCTTGGGTAACACACAGAG GTTTCCTCATCAGTCAATACAGCAGACCCCCATGATGAGTGGGATGAATCATTTGGGTCCACAGGGAGTGCCCTCAGGAATTCGACCCAGCCAGATCCTTCCTgaccaacagcagcagcagtacctgaggcagcagcagcagcaacagatgCTGAGG cagcagcaacagcagcagcaacaacaacagcagcagcaacagcagcagcagcagccccagccaccgcagccccagccccagcagcagccccaggtgtcCACAGTGCCTCAGCCACAGGCGCAGGGCCAGCCCccggggctggggatgcaggctCTGGCCCCCCAGCAGCCCATT TTCCAGCGCCAGGGCCTtcagcagacacagcagcagcagcaaacagctgctctggttcgacagcttcagcagcagctttcca